In the genome of Bradyrhizobium sp. CIAT3101, one region contains:
- the fliF gene encoding flagellar basal-body MS-ring/collar protein FliF, with amino-acid sequence MQGLADFLKGIGAARFGAMIAVTAALIGFFAFVIMRVTTPQMTTLFTDLSVEDSSSIIKDLERQGIQFELRNEGTIIMVPKDKVTRLRMKLAEGGLPKGGGIGYEVFDKSDALGTTSFVQNINHLRALEGELARTIRAIDRIQAARVHLVLPERPLFAREAPEPSASIVVRVRGSLEAQQIRAIRHLVASAVNGLKPQRVSIVDEAGQLLADGAATDPEQALGDERRTAFEKRMRKQVEDIVSSVVGSGRARVQLSADFDFNKITQTSDKFDPEGRVLRSSQTREEQSMTADNNGQVTVNNELPGQQQNSGPAAKDQSKKTEETNNYEISRTTKTEVTEAGRVNRISVAVLVDGIYAKNDKGELAYTDRSKEQLDRIATLVRSAIGFDQKRGDQVEVVNLRFADAPSTAPITEPSGFLGMLQFTKDDVMYFVELGVMMLLGLVVMFMVIRPLVKRILASDEVAAAISGVLAGPAASEEGASAAAGSGGQALIPGGAASAIDVATIQGQVHAQSVHRVGELAERNPNETVAIIRQWLTEPTK; translated from the coding sequence TTGCAAGGTCTTGCGGACTTCTTAAAAGGTATCGGCGCCGCCCGCTTCGGGGCGATGATCGCGGTCACCGCCGCGCTCATCGGCTTCTTTGCCTTCGTCATCATGCGCGTCACCACGCCCCAGATGACGACGCTGTTCACCGACCTCTCGGTTGAAGATTCTTCCAGCATTATCAAAGACCTGGAACGCCAGGGCATCCAGTTCGAGCTGCGCAATGAAGGCACCATCATCATGGTGCCCAAGGACAAGGTCACCCGGCTCCGCATGAAGCTCGCCGAGGGCGGCCTGCCCAAGGGCGGCGGCATCGGCTACGAAGTGTTCGACAAATCGGACGCACTCGGCACCACCTCTTTCGTCCAGAATATCAATCACTTGCGCGCGCTGGAGGGCGAGCTCGCCCGTACCATCCGCGCCATCGACCGGATTCAGGCCGCCCGCGTCCACCTCGTGCTGCCCGAGCGTCCGCTGTTCGCGCGCGAGGCGCCGGAGCCGTCGGCCTCGATCGTGGTCCGGGTCCGCGGCTCGCTCGAAGCCCAGCAGATCCGCGCGATCCGCCACCTCGTCGCGTCCGCCGTCAACGGGTTGAAGCCGCAACGGGTCTCGATCGTCGACGAAGCCGGCCAGCTGCTCGCCGACGGTGCCGCCACCGATCCGGAGCAGGCGCTCGGCGATGAGCGCCGCACCGCCTTCGAGAAGCGGATGCGCAAGCAGGTCGAGGACATCGTCTCCTCGGTGGTCGGTTCGGGCCGCGCCCGCGTCCAGCTCTCAGCCGATTTCGACTTCAACAAGATCACCCAGACCTCGGACAAGTTCGATCCCGAAGGCCGCGTGCTGCGCTCGAGCCAGACCCGCGAAGAGCAGAGCATGACCGCCGACAATAACGGCCAGGTCACGGTCAACAACGAGCTCCCCGGCCAGCAGCAGAACAGCGGCCCGGCGGCGAAGGACCAAAGCAAGAAGACCGAAGAGACCAACAATTACGAGATCTCCCGCACCACCAAGACCGAAGTGACCGAGGCCGGCCGGGTCAACCGCATCTCGGTCGCGGTGCTGGTCGACGGCATCTACGCCAAGAACGACAAGGGCGAGCTCGCCTACACCGACCGCAGCAAGGAGCAGCTCGACCGCATCGCCACCCTGGTGCGCTCGGCGATCGGCTTCGACCAGAAGCGCGGCGATCAGGTCGAGGTCGTCAATCTGCGCTTTGCCGACGCGCCCTCCACCGCCCCGATCACCGAGCCCTCCGGCTTCCTCGGCATGCTGCAGTTCACCAAGGACGACGTCATGTACTTCGTCGAGCTCGGCGTGATGATGCTGCTCGGCCTGGTCGTGATGTTCATGGTGATCCGTCCGCTGGTGAAGCGCATCCTCGCCTCCGACGAAGTCGCCGCCGCCATCTCCGGCGTCCTCGCCGGCCCCGCCGCGTCCGAAGAGGGCGCATCTGCGGCGGCAGGCTCCGGCGGCCAGGCCCTGATCCCGGGCGGCGCCGCCAGCGCCATCGACGTCGCCACCATCCAGGGCCAGGTCCACGCCCAGTCCGTTCATCGCGTCGGCGAGCTCGCCGAACGCAACCCCAACGAAACCGTCGCCATCATCCGTCAATGGCTGACCGAACCCACGAAATGA
- a CDS encoding DUF1153 domain-containing protein → MTEPHRPRVKYVIGPDGSPLTIADLPAPGTKRWVIRRKAEVVAAVRGGLLSLEEACSRYTLTVDEFLSWQFSIDQHGLAGLRTTRIQQYRQ, encoded by the coding sequence ATGACAGAACCCCATCGCCCGAGGGTAAAATACGTCATCGGGCCGGACGGCAGTCCGCTGACGATCGCAGATCTGCCCGCACCCGGCACCAAACGCTGGGTCATCCGCCGCAAGGCCGAAGTCGTCGCTGCTGTGCGCGGCGGACTTCTCTCGCTCGAGGAAGCCTGCAGCCGGTACACCCTGACGGTCGACGAATTCCTCTCCTGGCAGTTTTCCATCGACCAGCATGGTCTGGCGGGTCTTCGCACCACCCGCATTCAGCAATATCGCCAGTAA
- a CDS encoding flagellar hook capping FlgD N-terminal domain-containing protein, with product MTTTNAATAPSVVSGTTQTSSSSSSSSSLGSSTGATLAGNFQTFLTLLTTQLQNQNPLDPLDTNQFTQQLVQFAGVEQQLKTNDSLSQLVTLQQTTQATQALDYVGKTAVVDGTTATMSQSSATWHLNVPSSATVNISIANSTGQTVFSGQYTAGAGSDIPFTWNGQGNDGTQWPDGKYTITATGKDAAGNNVGVAAQVQGTVSSVDLTQSPPLLTIDGNSYTLSQVKSVVASSSSSGS from the coding sequence ATGACCACCACGAATGCCGCCACCGCGCCGTCAGTCGTCTCCGGCACCACGCAGACCTCGTCGTCCTCCTCGTCGAGCTCGAGCCTGGGCTCGTCCACGGGCGCGACGCTCGCCGGCAACTTCCAGACCTTTTTGACGCTGCTGACCACGCAGCTGCAGAACCAGAACCCGCTCGATCCGCTCGACACCAACCAGTTCACCCAGCAGCTGGTGCAGTTCGCCGGCGTCGAGCAGCAGCTCAAGACCAACGACTCGCTGTCGCAGCTCGTCACCCTGCAGCAGACCACGCAGGCGACCCAGGCGCTGGATTACGTCGGCAAGACCGCCGTGGTCGACGGCACCACCGCGACGATGTCGCAGTCGTCGGCGACCTGGCACCTCAACGTGCCCTCCAGCGCCACGGTCAATATCTCTATCGCCAATTCCACCGGACAGACCGTGTTCAGCGGCCAATACACCGCCGGCGCCGGCAGCGACATTCCCTTCACCTGGAACGGCCAGGGCAATGACGGCACGCAATGGCCCGACGGCAAATACACGATCACGGCGACCGGCAAGGACGCCGCGGGCAACAATGTCGGCGTCGCCGCGCAGGTGCAGGGCACGGTGAGCTCCGTCGACCTGACCCAGTCGCCGCCGCTGCTCACCATCGACGGCAACAGCTACACGCTGAGCCAGGTGAAGAGCGTGGTGGCGAGCAGCAGCAGCTCCGGCAGCTAA
- a CDS encoding flagellar hook-length control protein FliK, with protein MVGVTSDVAASAQVSSAQQKPARSQSTKDTTPSDSFGSLVDSNTQAISNSASSSSQDTGPRRTDSSSSSSDRSTRDSSSTDQSSQSKASDSTDSSTQAASDTTTDPTKAPDKTKDKSDASTTKAGDKSQDSKDGKSDKTDATTDGLAVAVDASAAAQAAAAPVATPDPTAVPVAAPVVPVDPNAAANQAANTASSPLTIAAAGIAASASTAAQIAGTKTDATGKTAKTGDAKATDAKVAVADAATTDATATDVTANAAQVIAVDPGTPKTSFKAAATAQGQTDVSNIGQDAGKTAQTAATAQNPATATTANAAAHPQAAKPQADAAAADAKADATNRTADATPAAPTTHAHADTQAAASATTDASTQAANAVQAPLTNTTSAATASTATLTATAANPTAVPISGIPVEIAAAARAGKTRFDISLDPGDLGRIDVRINVDRNGQVTSHLTVEKPETLQMLRQDAPQLQRALDDAGLKTGGNGLSFSLRDQNSSGQNSGQNNDNGSNSRRLIISEDDQAASAPVSRSYGRMLGSSSGVDIRV; from the coding sequence GTGGTTGGTGTCACGTCAGACGTAGCGGCAAGCGCGCAGGTCTCCAGCGCGCAGCAAAAGCCTGCCCGGTCGCAGAGCACCAAGGACACCACGCCGAGCGACTCCTTCGGGTCGCTGGTCGACAGCAACACCCAGGCCATCAGCAACAGCGCCTCGTCCTCGAGCCAGGACACCGGGCCGCGGCGGACCGACTCGTCGTCCTCCTCGTCCGACCGCAGCACGCGCGACTCGTCCTCGACCGATCAATCCTCGCAGAGCAAGGCGAGCGACAGCACGGATTCCTCGACGCAGGCGGCGAGCGACACGACGACCGATCCGACCAAGGCTCCCGACAAGACCAAGGACAAGAGCGACGCCTCCACCACCAAGGCGGGCGACAAGTCGCAGGACTCCAAGGACGGCAAGAGCGACAAGACCGACGCCACCACCGACGGCCTCGCCGTCGCGGTCGACGCCTCTGCCGCGGCACAAGCCGCCGCAGCGCCGGTAGCGACGCCCGATCCGACCGCCGTCCCCGTCGCCGCGCCCGTGGTGCCGGTCGATCCGAACGCGGCGGCCAACCAGGCCGCCAACACCGCCTCCTCGCCGCTGACGATCGCAGCCGCCGGCATCGCCGCCAGCGCCTCGACCGCAGCGCAGATCGCCGGCACCAAGACCGACGCGACCGGCAAGACTGCCAAGACCGGCGATGCCAAGGCCACCGACGCGAAGGTCGCGGTGGCCGACGCGGCAACCACGGATGCGACCGCAACCGATGTCACCGCGAACGCCGCGCAGGTGATCGCCGTCGATCCGGGCACGCCGAAGACCTCGTTCAAGGCCGCCGCGACCGCGCAGGGCCAGACCGACGTCTCCAACATCGGCCAGGACGCGGGCAAGACCGCGCAGACCGCGGCCACCGCACAAAATCCTGCGACCGCGACGACGGCCAACGCCGCCGCGCATCCGCAGGCCGCCAAGCCGCAAGCTGACGCGGCTGCCGCCGATGCGAAGGCTGACGCGACTAATCGCACCGCCGATGCGACGCCAGCCGCGCCGACCACGCACGCGCATGCCGACACGCAAGCCGCAGCTAGCGCGACAACCGACGCCAGCACGCAAGCGGCCAACGCCGTGCAGGCGCCGCTGACCAATACGACGTCCGCGGCCACCGCCTCCACCGCGACGCTGACCGCGACCGCGGCTAATCCGACCGCCGTGCCGATCAGCGGCATTCCGGTCGAGATCGCGGCCGCCGCGCGCGCCGGCAAGACGCGCTTCGACATCAGCCTCGATCCGGGCGATCTCGGCCGCATCGACGTCCGCATCAATGTCGACCGCAACGGCCAGGTCACCTCGCATCTCACCGTCGAAAAGCCGGAGACGCTGCAGATGCTGCGTCAGGACGCACCGCAATTGCAGCGCGCGCTCGACGATGCCGGCCTCAAGACCGGCGGCAACGGGCTCTCCTTCAGCCTGCGCGACCAGAATTCATCGGGACAGAACTCCGGCCAGAACAACGACAATGGCAGCAATTCCCGCCGCCTGATCATCAGCGAGGATGACCAGGCCGCGAGCGCCCCCGTCAGCCGCAGCTATGGCCGCATGCTCGGATCGAGCAGCGGCGTCGATATCAGAGTGTGA
- the mnmA gene encoding tRNA 2-thiouridine(34) synthase MnmA: MLNSLDLEGRPEDTRVVVAMSGGVDSSTTAALLKAEGYDVVGITLQLYDHGAATHRKGACCAGQDIHDARDVAAKLGIPHYVLDYEDRFRESVIDNFADSYALGETPVPCIECNRSVKFRDLLKTARELGAQALATGHYVASRRRDDGSRALVCAADSDRDQSYFLFATTQSQLDFLRFPLGDMTKPETRELARRFGLSVADKHDSQDICFVPTGRYTDIITRLRPNAMDPGDIVDLDGRVLGQHHGIANFTIGQRRGLGIAAAAPLYVVRLEAANRRVVVGPRDALKMHRITLRDVNWIGGGDIDRAIGSGLELFVRVRSTRAPQPAWLRGANGHYEVELVAGEEGVSPGQACVFYDAPGGQARVLGGGFIQSAAAKAATSSTARPLAEAVRG; encoded by the coding sequence ATGCTCAACAGTCTGGATCTCGAAGGCCGTCCTGAGGACACCAGGGTCGTCGTTGCCATGTCGGGCGGCGTCGATTCCTCGACGACGGCTGCGCTGTTGAAGGCCGAGGGCTACGACGTCGTCGGCATCACGCTGCAGCTCTACGACCATGGCGCGGCGACCCATCGCAAGGGCGCCTGCTGCGCCGGCCAGGACATCCACGACGCGCGTGACGTCGCGGCCAAGCTCGGCATTCCCCATTACGTGCTCGACTACGAGGACCGCTTCCGCGAGTCCGTCATCGACAATTTCGCCGACAGCTACGCTCTCGGCGAGACGCCGGTGCCGTGCATCGAGTGCAACCGCTCCGTCAAATTCCGCGACCTGCTGAAGACCGCACGCGAGCTCGGCGCGCAGGCGCTCGCCACCGGCCATTATGTCGCCTCGCGCCGTCGCGACGACGGTTCGCGTGCGCTGGTGTGCGCGGCCGACAGCGACCGCGACCAGAGCTACTTCCTGTTCGCGACCACGCAGTCACAGCTCGACTTCCTGCGCTTCCCGCTCGGCGACATGACCAAGCCCGAGACGCGCGAGCTCGCGCGCCGCTTTGGTCTCTCCGTCGCCGACAAGCACGACAGCCAGGACATCTGCTTCGTGCCGACGGGCCGCTACACCGACATCATCACCCGGCTGCGTCCGAATGCGATGGACCCCGGCGACATCGTCGATCTCGATGGCCGCGTGCTCGGCCAGCATCACGGCATCGCCAATTTCACCATCGGCCAGCGCCGCGGCCTTGGCATCGCGGCCGCCGCGCCGCTGTATGTGGTGCGGCTCGAGGCCGCCAACCGCCGCGTCGTCGTCGGCCCGCGCGATGCGCTGAAGATGCACCGCATCACCTTGCGCGACGTCAACTGGATCGGCGGCGGTGACATCGACCGCGCGATCGGTTCTGGCCTCGAGCTGTTCGTCCGCGTGCGCTCGACCCGCGCGCCGCAGCCGGCCTGGCTGCGCGGCGCGAACGGCCATTACGAGGTCGAGCTCGTCGCCGGCGAAGAGGGCGTCTCGCCGGGACAGGCCTGCGTGTTCTACGACGCGCCGGGTGGGCAGGCACGCGTGCTCGGCGGCGGCTTCATCCAGAGCGCCGCGGCGAAGGCAGCGACGAGCAGCACGGCGAGGCCGCTCGCTGAGGCGGTTCGCGGCTAA
- a CDS encoding class I SAM-dependent methyltransferase, protein MAADISRAGVEKAYGRWAPVYDLVFGKVFDAGRQSTIAEADRIGGRILDVGVGTGLSLSDYSRTTKICGVDISEPMLRKAQQRVRALRLSNVEVLSVMDAKNLAFPDAAFDAVVAQYVITAVPDPEGTLDEFVRVLKPGGELILVNHIGAEKGFRKLSELAFAPLARRLGWRPEFPWQRLVNWAAKHGGVTLAERRPMPPMGHFSLIRYHKS, encoded by the coding sequence ATGGCAGCAGATATCTCGCGGGCCGGGGTCGAGAAGGCCTATGGCCGCTGGGCGCCGGTCTACGATCTCGTGTTCGGCAAGGTGTTCGATGCCGGCCGGCAGTCGACCATCGCCGAGGCCGACCGCATCGGCGGCCGCATCCTCGACGTGGGTGTCGGGACGGGCCTGTCGCTGTCGGACTATTCGCGCACCACAAAAATCTGCGGCGTCGATATTTCCGAGCCGATGCTGCGCAAGGCGCAACAACGCGTGCGCGCGCTCCGCTTGAGCAACGTCGAAGTGCTCTCGGTGATGGACGCGAAGAACCTGGCGTTCCCCGATGCCGCCTTCGACGCGGTGGTCGCGCAATATGTCATCACCGCCGTGCCCGATCCCGAAGGCACGCTCGATGAATTCGTGCGCGTGCTCAAGCCCGGCGGCGAGTTGATCCTGGTCAACCACATCGGCGCCGAAAAAGGTTTTCGCAAACTCTCCGAGCTCGCGTTTGCGCCGCTCGCCCGCCGCCTCGGCTGGCGCCCGGAATTCCCGTGGCAGCGCCTGGTGAACTGGGCCGCGAAGCACGGCGGCGTCACGCTGGCAGAGCGCCGCCCGATGCCGCCGATGGGCCACTTTTCGCTGATCCGCTACCACAAATCGTAA
- a CDS encoding response regulator transcription factor — translation MHDITNTAKRLNDSLHLPVLVIIEPLLLPRTCILNVLRRELDELDILDMASVQGLDCTSARDVRLVVLSIADKPIDDPSVEDDLAVVVEWCPGAAIAVLSNHDDEPTVQAAMQRGVRGFLSTSLPIEIVIAGLRLVLVGGVYRPLPMAGMNRISGFETSDARGLAPAYLMNEGTGVAIDRSLIGLTPREQQVLAEMELGLPNKLIAAKLNLSESTVKMHIQHIMRKCDAHNRTEAVLRWRGRLPARGRDHDPGAAPMQET, via the coding sequence ATGCACGACATAACCAATACCGCGAAGCGGCTGAATGACTCGCTCCACTTGCCGGTTCTGGTGATCATCGAGCCGCTCCTGTTGCCTCGCACATGCATTCTGAACGTCCTCAGGCGGGAACTGGACGAACTCGATATCCTCGACATGGCTTCGGTCCAGGGCCTTGATTGCACGTCGGCCCGCGATGTTCGTCTGGTGGTGCTGAGTATTGCGGACAAGCCCATCGACGATCCCTCGGTTGAGGACGATCTCGCCGTCGTCGTGGAGTGGTGTCCCGGCGCAGCAATTGCAGTCCTGTCGAACCATGATGACGAGCCGACAGTGCAGGCTGCGATGCAGCGGGGCGTGCGCGGCTTTCTTTCCACCTCGTTGCCGATCGAGATCGTCATAGCTGGACTGCGCCTTGTTCTCGTCGGCGGCGTCTACAGGCCGTTGCCCATGGCCGGGATGAACAGGATATCGGGTTTCGAGACCTCGGATGCGCGCGGGCTTGCGCCCGCATATCTGATGAATGAGGGAACCGGAGTGGCCATTGACAGAAGCCTGATCGGTCTCACGCCTCGTGAGCAACAGGTTCTGGCGGAAATGGAGCTCGGCCTGCCCAACAAGCTGATCGCCGCCAAATTGAACCTCTCGGAAAGCACAGTCAAAATGCACATCCAGCATATCATGCGGAAATGTGATGCGCACAATCGCACGGAAGCCGTCCTCCGCTGGCGCGGCCGGTTGCCCGCGCGGGGGCGCGATCACGACCCCGGCGCAGCTCCAATGCAGGAGACCTAG
- a CDS encoding HlyD family type I secretion periplasmic adaptor subunit yields the protein MTAIDDFEPLEFPWCSTPTPTSPRGRLRGITLAGNLLVLCFMLGLGTWASLAPLESAAIASGVVESESSRKTIQHLEGGIVRKILVSDGDIVRSGQTLIALDDTRAASEAQSLQGQLWDAAARAARLQAEQQRSERIAIPDALEQDSKQNGMAAAAVSAQQFIFQTRLQVHESQLAVVRERRRQVEKEIEGLKAQESATGQRVDIVREELDMVATLVNKGLERRPRLLNLQRELADVEGRRGEIAAQISRAGQVISEQQATLFKLESERQNEIAQSLREAQNQIFQLRERLLAARDQLSRTEVKAPEDGVITDLRIHTAGGVIGAGAPLMDLVPRQDRLIVTARLRPEDIDVVHPGLNAEVHLVPYNQRRVPRLKGNVVQVSADRLLDKRTDQPYYATRIRIDDAQIAANDIQIVPGMPVQVYITTGRGTVALYALRPLLDSFRGAFRED from the coding sequence GTGACCGCGATCGACGATTTCGAGCCTCTGGAGTTTCCATGGTGCTCGACGCCGACGCCGACCTCTCCACGTGGAAGGCTTCGCGGTATCACCCTCGCGGGCAATCTGCTGGTACTCTGCTTCATGCTGGGGCTCGGTACATGGGCGAGCCTCGCGCCCCTCGAGAGCGCCGCGATCGCGTCCGGCGTCGTGGAATCGGAATCGAGCCGCAAGACGATTCAGCATCTGGAGGGCGGTATCGTCAGGAAGATCCTGGTTTCGGATGGCGATATCGTGCGAAGCGGACAAACGCTGATCGCGCTGGACGACACCCGGGCCGCCTCGGAGGCGCAAAGCCTTCAAGGCCAGTTGTGGGATGCAGCTGCACGTGCCGCACGGCTTCAGGCCGAGCAACAGAGATCTGAGCGGATCGCAATTCCGGACGCGCTGGAACAGGACAGCAAGCAGAACGGAATGGCCGCCGCTGCGGTGTCGGCGCAGCAATTCATCTTTCAGACACGCCTGCAGGTTCACGAGTCGCAACTTGCGGTCGTTCGCGAACGAAGGCGTCAGGTCGAGAAGGAGATCGAAGGCCTCAAGGCTCAGGAGAGCGCCACCGGACAGCGGGTCGACATCGTCCGGGAGGAACTGGATATGGTCGCGACCCTCGTCAACAAGGGGCTCGAACGGCGGCCGCGGCTTCTGAACCTGCAGCGGGAGCTGGCCGACGTTGAGGGCCGCCGCGGCGAGATCGCCGCGCAGATTTCCCGCGCCGGACAGGTCATCAGCGAACAGCAGGCCACATTGTTCAAGCTCGAGAGCGAGAGGCAGAACGAGATCGCACAGTCGCTTCGTGAAGCACAGAACCAGATATTCCAGCTCCGCGAGCGGTTGCTTGCGGCCAGGGATCAGCTATCGCGAACAGAGGTCAAGGCGCCCGAGGACGGCGTGATTACCGATCTGCGGATTCATACGGCCGGCGGCGTCATCGGAGCGGGTGCTCCGCTCATGGACCTGGTGCCGCGGCAAGACCGCCTCATCGTAACTGCGCGCCTGAGGCCCGAGGACATCGATGTGGTCCATCCCGGCCTCAATGCCGAGGTTCACCTCGTCCCGTACAATCAGCGTCGCGTGCCTCGCCTGAAGGGAAACGTGGTGCAGGTATCCGCAGATCGGCTCCTCGACAAGCGTACCGACCAGCCATACTACGCGACCAGGATCCGGATCGACGACGCGCAGATCGCCGCAAACGACATCCAGATCGTCCCCGGCATGCCGGTTCAAGTGTACATCACGACAGGGCGCGGTACCGTGGCCCTCTACGCGCTCAGGCCCCTGCTCGACAGCTTCCGTGGTGCATTCAGAGAGGACTAA
- a CDS encoding ATP-binding cassette domain-containing protein, producing the protein MLMPPIRLPILPQIRTPLHAALRSCVGPLGLVFAYSCSYNLLLFAPSIYLLQIYDRVLSSRSGDTLLLLTLIVATTVVVGGVFDALRRAVLGRLGAWLDDRLRPCVLSAGLESAFRSDWTQASGAYRDLTVLRQFVESGACTLLFDALWAPLFLLVLFLIHPLLGLVGACCVALLFALTITGELVTEDVLLRSGAALSRSCGRLQTAAGNIHMIRAMGMFDSAARMIHRDAQHARREHDVALRLGEMVMLATKPVRALSQVLIMGAAAWLVLDHGKSPAIIFASTLMFSRALAPVESAVAGWKSLVAAMSACQRLGALLAAFPAARQQSAEVSPPQAQSGLVVDNVSVRLAGTDHLLLNGVSFSLMPGECLGIIGPSGSGKSLLGQVIAGLSMPTYGRVLLDDTVVSLLREGQSGDRLGYLPQDINLLGDTINDIIARLEDADRRKVVEAAKLVGIHGAIMRLPLGYDTVIHSETAFSRGYRQRLGLARAFFGSPRLVVLDEPNASLDYGGERMLLDAIERMKLAGVILVVVTHRMGLLAATDKIAIMEDGAVAAFGDSEEIFERHLSRPQVTSQIAP; encoded by the coding sequence ATGCTGATGCCGCCCATTCGGTTGCCTATCCTGCCGCAGATCCGGACGCCACTGCACGCAGCCCTCCGGTCCTGCGTGGGACCGCTCGGTCTCGTATTCGCGTATAGCTGCAGCTACAACCTGCTTCTGTTCGCGCCCTCCATCTATCTTCTCCAGATCTATGACCGGGTGTTGTCGAGTCGCAGCGGCGACACGTTGCTCCTGCTCACGCTCATCGTCGCGACCACGGTGGTCGTCGGCGGCGTGTTCGATGCATTGCGGCGCGCCGTGCTTGGACGCCTTGGCGCATGGCTCGACGATCGCCTTCGTCCTTGCGTGCTTTCGGCCGGCCTCGAATCGGCATTTCGCAGCGATTGGACGCAAGCGTCCGGCGCATATCGTGATCTCACCGTGCTGCGCCAGTTCGTCGAGTCCGGCGCATGTACGTTGCTGTTCGACGCGCTCTGGGCGCCCTTGTTCCTCCTCGTCCTCTTTCTGATCCATCCCCTGCTTGGCCTGGTGGGCGCCTGCTGCGTCGCCCTCCTGTTCGCGCTCACGATCACCGGAGAGCTGGTCACGGAAGATGTTCTGCTCAGATCCGGCGCCGCGCTGTCCCGAAGCTGCGGCCGCCTCCAGACTGCCGCGGGCAACATCCACATGATCCGCGCCATGGGAATGTTCGATAGCGCCGCACGCATGATCCACCGTGACGCGCAGCACGCGCGCAGAGAGCACGATGTGGCACTCCGGCTCGGCGAGATGGTCATGCTGGCCACCAAGCCGGTCCGCGCGCTGTCGCAGGTTTTGATCATGGGGGCTGCCGCGTGGCTCGTCCTCGATCACGGAAAGAGTCCGGCAATCATCTTTGCTTCGACGCTGATGTTTAGCCGGGCGCTCGCCCCGGTCGAAAGTGCCGTCGCAGGCTGGAAATCACTCGTGGCGGCCATGAGCGCCTGTCAGCGACTCGGCGCACTTCTCGCCGCATTCCCCGCCGCGCGGCAGCAGAGCGCGGAGGTTTCTCCGCCGCAGGCGCAAAGCGGCCTCGTCGTCGACAATGTCAGCGTGAGGCTGGCGGGCACGGACCATCTTCTGCTGAACGGCGTCTCGTTCAGCCTCATGCCCGGAGAATGCCTCGGCATTATCGGTCCGTCCGGGTCAGGCAAATCCTTGCTCGGCCAGGTGATCGCCGGGCTGTCGATGCCAACATATGGCCGTGTCCTCCTCGACGATACCGTCGTCTCGCTGCTTCGCGAGGGCCAAAGCGGCGACCGCCTCGGATATCTCCCTCAGGACATCAACCTGCTCGGCGACACCATCAACGACATCATCGCACGCCTTGAAGATGCCGACCGGCGGAAGGTCGTCGAAGCGGCCAAGCTCGTCGGAATCCATGGGGCGATCATGCGCCTGCCGCTGGGCTACGACACGGTGATTCACAGTGAAACAGCCTTCTCACGCGGGTATCGGCAGCGCCTTGGTCTTGCCCGCGCTTTCTTCGGCAGTCCACGCCTCGTCGTTCTCGACGAACCTAACGCCAGCCTCGACTACGGGGGCGAGCGAATGCTCCTGGATGCCATCGAGCGCATGAAGCTCGCAGGCGTCATCCTCGTCGTCGTCACGCACAGGATGGGTCTCCTCGCCGCCACGGACAAGATTGCCATCATGGAAGACGGGGCGGTCGCCGCTTTCGGCGACAGCGAGGAGATCTTTGAACGGCACCTGAGCCGCCCCCAGGTTACCTCGCAGATTGCGCCATGA